A genomic region of Colletotrichum destructivum chromosome 1, complete sequence contains the following coding sequences:
- a CDS encoding Putative ankyrin repeat-containing domain superfamily produces the protein MLFDTGKIKIRSKQGQASLSWAAMNGYEAIVKLLLETGEVEIDSKDNDGCTPLLWAALFNREAVVKMLLDTGKVDVDSKDNDGRTPFSYAAMSKNETLIQILLNTGKVDVDSKDNDGRTPLSHAAWYGREAVIKLLLDTDKVDVDSKDKDGRTPLSWAAKNHDDVVVKMLLDTGKVDVDSKDNDGRTPLSHAAWYGREAVIKLLLDTDKVDVDSKDNDGRTPLSWAAESGNEAVVKMLVDTGKVDIDSKDIDGQTPLSWAAESGSKTTVKLLLSRGCAPIYLSDNSGQTPLSWAAMEEEVKRSCYS, from the coding sequence ATGCTCTTCGACACAGGCAAGATTAAGATCCGCTCAAAGCAAGGTCAGGCATCACTATCATGGGCCGCCATGAATGGCTACGAGGCAATCGTCAAATTACTCCTCGAGACCGGCGAGGTTGAAATCGACTCGAAAGATAACGATGGCTGTACGCCACTTCTATGGGCAGCCTTGTTTAATAGGGAGGCAGTCGTCAAGATGCTCCTGGACACCGGCAAGGTTGATGTCGACTCAAAGGATAACGACGGCCGAACGCCATTCTCTTATGCAGCCATGAGTAAGAACGAGACACTTATCCAGATTCTCCTGAACACCGGCAAGGTTGATGTCGACTCAAAGGATAACGACGGCCGAACGCCACTTTCACATGCGGCTTGGTATGGAAGAGAGGCAGTCATCAAGTTGCTCCTCGACACCGACAAAGTTGACGTCGACTCGAAGGATAAAGACGGCCGAACGCCACTCTCATGGGCCGCTAAGAATCACGATGATGTAGTTGTCAAAATGCTTCTGGACACCGGCAAGGTTGATGTCGACTCGAAAGATAACGACGGCCGAACGCCACTTTCACATGCGGCTTGGTATGGAAGAGAGGCAGTCATCAAGTTGCTCCTCGACACCGACAAAGTTGACGTCGACTCGAAGGATAACGACGGCCGAACGCCACTATCATGGGCCGCGGAGAGCGGAAACGAGGCAGTTGTCAAAATGCTTGTCGATACCGGCAAGGTTGATATCGACTCAAAGGATATTGATGGCCAAACGCCACTATCCTGGGCCGCCGAGAGTGGAAGTAAAACAACCGTCAAGTTGCTTCTTAGTAGAGGGTGCGCTCCAATCTACTTAAGCGATAACTCTGGCCAAACGCCCCTATCTTGGGCCGCGATGGAAGAGGAAGTAAAGCGGTCCTGCTACTCTTGA
- a CDS encoding Putative prenylated rab acceptor PRA1 yields the protein MPSLEDLRVILSVLRENYWPYVARVLEDSASSPLFDLVNPNCLTLPTSFKDLQQRIRHNFIRFHAAYIVIVTFGLFAKHWHVAAAATIIHKLGTFMTSFGRGDASLQSDTDPSGIPRYAHNLVRGIWLSSCLWFFSSLYSMMTTTLQFAMVFTVHAVMLNSKARLVEKQS from the coding sequence ATGCCATCTCTCGAAGACCTTCGGGTCATTCTTTCTGTGTTGAGGGAAAACTATTGGCCTTACGTCGCTCGCGTACTCGAGGATTCAGCTAGTAGTCCGCTATTCGACCTTGTTAACCCCAACTGCCTTACTCTTCCTACATCCTTCAAAGACCTGCAACAGCGCATCAGGCATAATTTCATTCGATTTCACGCCGCCTACATCGTTATCGTTACTTTCGGTCTCTTTGCCAAGCACTGGCATGtagctgctgctgcgacgATCATCCACAAGCTAGGCACTTTTATGACCAGTTTTGGTCGTGGAGACGCTTCTCTGCAGTCCGATACTGATCCGAGTGGAATTCCCAGATATGCACATAATCTCGTGCGTGGTATCTGGCTTTCATCATGCCTGTGGTTTTTTTCGTCATTGTACAGCATGATGACTACTACGCTGCAATTTGCGATGGTATTTACGGTTCACGCGGTGATGCTGAACTCGAAGGCAAGGCTGGTGGAGAAGCAGTCTTGA
- a CDS encoding Putative short-chain dehydrogenase/reductase SDR, NAD(P)-binding domain superfamily, producing MTQPRPLLVVIGAGSMGLCLARRLGSSHHILIGDHSPAALSAAKGSLGPAGHLVTTKNIDVSSGTSVASFAKTAAELGPIETVILTAGVSSAANDTRLIYATNLTGTALVLDSFLPLMPPGSSLAIIASVAGHLLPPNPDLETHLATAPTASLITHHELDHDADSSHAYGVSKLGCIVRAQYKAAEWGRKGVRINTVSPGAIETPMLGQVLRSKQGPFAQSMINNTPLGRTGTPDEIAGIVAFLAGPGAGFITGADLVIDGGALSTHRWPGTVAESKHEVLSSGGHE from the coding sequence ATGACACAGCCACGCCCCCTACTCGTCGTAATTGGAGCTGGCAGCATGGGACTTTGCCTCGCCCGTCGACTTGGCTCATCGCACCATATTCTTATTGGAGACCATTCGCCCGCTGCCCTGTCCGCAGCCAAGGGCTCGCTCGGCCCCGCCGGTCATCTCGTAACAACAAAGAATATCGATGTTTCTTCCGGGACATCGGTCGCCTCCTTCGCCAAGACTGCCGCTGAGCTCGGTCCTATCGAGACCGTCATCCTTACGGCTGGTGTATCCAGCGCCGCAAACGACACCCGGCTGATCTACGCCACTAACCTTACTGGCACCGCTCTCGTTCTTGACAGCTTTCTTCCACTGATGCCTCCTGGAAGCTCCCTGGCCATCATAGCTTCGGTTGCCGGTCACCTGCTCCCTCCCAACCCGGACTTGGAGACTCATCTGGCAACAGCCCCGACAGCTTCCCTCATCACGCACCACGAGCTGGACCACGACGCGGACTCAAGCCACGCTTATGGTGTCTCGAAGCTTGGTTGCATCGTCCGTGCTCAGTACAAGGCTGCTGAATGGGGACGCAAAGGAGTGCGAATCAACACCGTTAGCCCCGGGGCCATCGAGACGCCTATGCTTGGTCAAGTTCTGCGATCGAAGCAGGGACCCTTTGCGCAAAGCATGATCAACAATACTCCACTTGGCAGGACGGGGACGCCTGATGAGATCGCCGGGATCGTTGCGTTTctggccgggccgggcgcaGGGTTCATCACTGGAGCGGACCTGGTCATCGATGGTGGCGCCTTGTCGACGCACCGATGGCCTGGAACCGTCGCGGAATCGAAGCACGAGGTTCTATCATCAGGTGGGCACGAGTGA
- a CDS encoding Putative nucleoside phosphorylase domain, NACHT nucleoside triphosphatase, whose protein sequence is MNSHTRRRRREDFQIALICALPLEYDAVVFACDEIWEEDRAQLGSAPGDYNTYSTGRMGSHDVVLLLLPNMGKSSAASAAASLRSSFTGIKLAILTGICGGVPGIGTSNEVFLGDVVISKSIMQYDLGRKYPNRFAPKDTVEDSLGRPNKEIRSLVATFMTLHGRSVLQRRASHVLGQIQQRATDEGHQNLYRRPPAAEDRLFKPGCLHRHYDSPDCGCSESDACEIALTTSCEVLQCDYSCLVPRSHLETVTSREQTQDGTVTREIRVVVGRVGSGDTVVKAGLDRDRIAKQHDLIAFEMEGAGVWEEIPCIIVKAVCDYADSHKNKKWQHFAAATAASTTKALLEHYAHMDSPPAPHTWFLVPYNENPDFVGRSDVLNQIKRLFGDEQQLGQSQKLRSRVAIYGLGGIGKTQIALAYALWLQHERPDVSVFWVHASNAERFRQAYSSIAQECHIPGYDDPKADILMLVKTWLEKTVRGRLLMVIDNADNTQLFFPPSSQGDSIDTHSTAETRGGLARYIPECVHGSILITTRNKQTASRLVRGNSLLEIGGMNESEASELLRSILNDEVSTEEASNLSIRLEHLPLALTQAAAFMQENSISISKYIRLLDESDESLVDQLSEPFEAIGRDSETPHALTATWIVSFNQIQQQEALASDVLSFCSLLDRQGIPEQLIVSFCDQRNEKGRQISTGKIIKALGTLKAFSFVSEAKNNSIDMHRLVQLVTRKWLEIQGGLAGYAEQALRIVSDLYPYGRHESRQVCQDYLPHANAVLQNQGTGSGDERLARASLLLDMTGYFIYRGQWTQAEQGADQSLRLRKEILGDEHPSTLTSMANLAATYRNQGRWKEAEELEVRVMETRKRVLGDEHPDTLGSMANLASTYWNQGRWKEAEELEVRVMETRKRVLGDEHPDTLGSMANLAHTWNRQERQVDAIQLMRDCLRLLQRCLGVDHPYTRSSLSDLEEWESNLTQDKGQAVAVKKRFSFKVPIRNKRVIFKRDFYR, encoded by the exons ATGAATAGCCACactcgacgtcgccgccgcgaagACTTCCAAATCGCCCTCATATGCGCCCTACCCCTCGAATACGATGCCGTTGTCTTCGCTTGCGATGAGATATGGGAGGAAGATAGAGCGCAGCTAGGAAGTGCACCAGGAGATTACAACACGTACAGCACCGGTCGGATGGGAAGCCACGACGTCgttctgcttctcctccctaACATGGGGAAAAGCAGCGCAGCGAGCGCGGCGGCTAGTCTCCGATCGAGCTTTACTGGGATCAAGCTGGCCATCTTGACTGGCATTTGCGGTGGAGTGCCTGGAATCGGTACGAGCAACGAGGTTTTCCTTGGGGATGTGGTCATCAGCAAGAGCATCATGCAATACGACCTGGGCCGAAAGTATCCAAATCGATTCGCTCCGAAAGACACCGTTGAGGACAGCTTAGGAAGGCCTAACAAGGAAATCCGATCGCTTGTTGCGACATTTATGACGCTTCATGGCCGCAGTGTTCTGCAGCGCCGAGCTAGCCACGTCCTGGGGCAGATTCAACAGAGGGCAACCGACGAGGGACATCAGAACCTGTACAGACGCCCTCCCGCAGCCGAAGACCGCCTTTTCAAACCAGGCTGTCTTCACAGGCACTACGATTCTCCCGACTGTGGCTGTAGTGAATCAGATGCATGTGAAATTGCCCTGACCACTTCTTGCGAGGTGCTTCAATGCGACTACTCGTGTCTCGTTCCTAGGAGCCACCTTGAGACAGTGACTTCGCGAGAGCAGACACAAGATGGCACCGTGACGCGGGAGATTCGAGTGGTAGTTGGACGTGTGGGATCGGGCGACACCGTGGTGAAGGCTGGCTTGGATCGCGACAGGATTGCTAAACAGCATGATCTTATTGCCTTCGAGATGGAAGGAGCCGGCGTTTGGGAGGAGATTCCGTgcatcatcgtcaaggcAGTCTGTGACTATGCAGACAGTCACAAAAACAAGAAGTGGCAGCACTTTGctgcagcaacagcagcttCAACAACAAAGGCACTTCTCGAGCATTATGCACACATGGACAGTCCTCCGGCCCCTCACACATGGT TTCTCGTTCCGTATAACGAAAACCCAGACTTCGTTGGACGATCCGATGTTCTCAATCAAATCAAACGGCTTTTTGGGGACGAACAACAACTAGGACAGTCTCAAAAACTGCGGTCAAGAGTTGCGATTTATGGGCTTGGAGGTATCGG GAAAACGCAGATTGCGCTCGCTTATGCGCTCTGGCTGCAACACGAGCGCCCAGATGTCTCCGTGTTTTGGGTTCATGCGAGCAATGCAGAGCGATTTCGTCAAGCGTACTCCTCTATCGCTCAAGAGTGTCACATCCCTGGATACGACGATCCCAAAGCTGATATACTTATGCTTGTTAAAACCTGGCTTGAGAAGACTGTGCGAGGCCGGTTGCTTATGGTAATCGACAACGCCGACAACACGCAACTGTTCTTCCCGCCGTCATCTCAGGGAGATAGCATCGACACACATTCGACAGCCGAGACACGAGGTGGCTTAGCACGCTACATCCCCGAATGCGTTCACGGATCCATTCTCATCACAACAAGGAACAAGCAAACTGCATCGAGGCTTGTACGAGGGAACTCACTCCTCGAAATCGGAGGGATGAATGAGAGTGAGGCAAGTGAGCTACTTCGCTCAATACTCAATGACGAGGTTTCCACCGAGGAGGCATCGAATCTCTCCATCCGGCTTGAGCATCTCCCTCTGGCGCTTACGCAGGCCGCTGCATTTATGCAAGAGAACAGCATTTCCATCTCCAAATACATTCGGCTCCTTGATGAAAGCGATGAGAGCCTAGTGGACCAACTCAGCGAGCCATTCGAGGCAATTGGTAGAGACTCAGAGACACCGCACGCACTCACAGCTACATGGATTGTCTCTTTCAACCAGATCCAGCAACAGGAAGCTCTTGCCAGTGACGTGCTATCTTTTTGTAGTCTGTTAGACCGCCAAGGCATTCCCGAGCAGCTTATAGTTAGCTTCTGCGACCAGAGAAACGAGAAGGGACGACAGATCAGCACAGGCAAAATCATCAAGGCCCTTGGGACACTTAAGGCCTTCTCGTTCGTATCGGAGGCAAAGAACAATTCAATTGATATGCATCGGCTGGTGCAGCTGGTCACACGAAAATGGCTAGAAATTCAAGGGGGATTGGCTGGTTATGCGGAACAAGCGCTACGGATAGTGTCAGACCTATATCCGTACGGTCGACACGAAAGTCGACAGGTTTGCCAGGATTACCTTCCCCATGCTAATGCTGTGCTTCAAAACCAGGGGACTGGTTCTGGCGATGAGCGACTTGCGAGAGCGTCCCTGCTACTAGATATGACAGGCTATTTTATATATCGCGGTCAGTGGACACAGGCAGAGCAGGGTGCAGATCAATCCTTGAGGCTGCGGAAGGAAATCCTCGGGGATGAACATCCCTCGACGCTCACCAGCATGGCCAACCTGGCAGCGACGTATCGGAACCAAGGGCGGTGGAAGGAGGCGGAAGAGCTCGAAGTGCGTGTGATGGAGACGAGAAAGAGGGTGCTTGGCGATGAACATCCCGACACGCTCGGCAGCATGGCCAACCTGGCATCGACGTATTGGAACCAAGGGCGGTGGAAGGAGGCGGAAGAGCTAGAAGTGCGGGTGATGGAGACGAGAAAGAGGGTGCTTGGCGATGAACATCCCGACACGCTCGGCAGCATGGCTAACCTGGCTCATACATGGAATAGACAGGAGCGGCAGGTCGACGCAATCCAGTTGATGCGCGACTGCCTCCGGCTCCTACAACGCTGCCTCGGAGTTGATCACCCTTACACTAGATCGTCCCTTTCAGATCTTGAGGAGTGGGAAAGCAATCTAACACAAGATAAAGGGCAGGCTGTAGCTGTGAAGAAGCGATTCAGCTTCAAGGTTCCAATACGGAACAAGCGAGTCATATTTAAGCGCGATTTTTATAGATAG
- a CDS encoding Putative Homeobox-like domain superfamily, ribonuclease H-like superfamily, transposase IS630 translates to MAPQLDAATRLLVETMLAQGYDTKLVASKASCTVRTVQRIRLERQHSEMHTRRTARVGRRSRMASSMQKALCDMLIKQPYLYRCEMADFLYRNFGTRISERSIGRTLRSIGWTRKTIRRIAQQRDDDLRDHYLHRISQYKSYQLVFVDESGCDRRAGYRRWGWSPKGSSPVEVTKFGRGRRWHILPAYAQDGILLRRVYQESTDSDLFEDFIAQLLHHCGRHPEPKSVIVMDNASWHRSEKIMQMCRDAGVVLEFLSPYSPDFNPIEEHFGVLKRFIKKQWHENEDFIARGFQMFLEWCVDVVGDDADIAESHFRHAGIFITQPPR, encoded by the coding sequence ATGGCGCCGCAACTTGATGCTGCAACGCGTCTTCTGGTTGAAACTATGCTGGCGCAAGGATACGATACCAAGCTAGTAGCCTCAAAAGCCTCATGCACAGTACGCACCGTCCAGAGAATCCGTCTAGAAAGACAACATTCCGAAATGCACACCCGAAGAACAGCCCGCGTtggccgccgaagccgcaTGGCATCGTCCATGCAGAAGGCCCTTTGTGACATGTTAATCAAACAGCCGTACCTGTATCGATGCGAAATGGCAGACTTTCTTTATCGTAACTTCGGGACACGTATATCGGAGCGATCGATCGGTCGGACCCTGCGGTCAATCGGCTGGACTAGAAAAACGATCCGCCGTATTGCCCAACAACGGGACGACGATCTTCGAGACCACTATCTACATAGGATATCGCAGTACAAGTCCTACCAACTTGTATTTGTAGACGAATCTGGCTGTGACAGACGGGCGGGCTACCGGCGTTGGGGGTGGTCTCCGAAAGGGTCCTCTCCGGTGGAGGTCACGAAGTTCGGCCGCGGGAGAAGATGGCACATTCTTCCAGCATACGCCCAAGATGGCATCCTGCTGAGACGAGTCTACCAAGAGTCAACAGACAGTGACTTGTTCGAAGACTTTATCGCTCAACTGCTCCATCACTGTGGCAGACACCCAGAGCCCAAGTCGGTAATCGTCATGGACAATGCTTCGTGGCACCGGTCAGAGAAGATCATGCAGATGTGCCGAGATGCGGGTGTGGTGCTGGAGTTTCTATCGCCGTACTCGCCTGACTTCAACCCTATTGAGGAGCACTTTGGAGTACTCAAGAGGTTTATCAAGAAACAGTGGCATGAGAACGAGGACTTCATAGCAAGAGGGTTCCAAATGTTTTTGGAGTGGTGCGTCGACGTagtcggcgacgatgcaGACATTGCGGAGAGTCACTTTCGTCATGCGGGGATATTCATTACACAGCCACCGAGATAA
- a CDS encoding Putative cyanovirin-N, whose product MGVFSQNRFSRHFVLLSGLMCVALGRLGRAEIEVSERGVQNRADGFLSSCVDWGALLNEKYKVAAYCRSTTGGWQWSVLNLNSCLVNVQGELKAQDDCEISAGAGRHTAHGIDLSRVADCFVPRLS is encoded by the exons ATGGGGGTTTTCTCTCAGAACAGGTTTTCACGTCATTTTGTTCTACTGTCTGGCTTAATGTGTGTCGCCTTGGGGCGCCTGGGGCGAGCAGAAATCGAGGTGTCCGAAAGAGGAGTGCAGAATCGTGCTGATGGATTTCTATCATCATGTGTTGACTGGGGTGCGTTGCTGAACGAAAAGTATAAAGTAGCAGCTTATTGCAGGTCGACAACTGGTGGATGGCAGTGGTCCGTGCTCAACTTGAACTCCTGTCTCGTCAACGTTCAGGGTGAACTCAAAGCGCAAGACGA TTGCGAGATATCGGCGGGAGCGGGACGTCATACCGCGCATGGGATTGACCTCAGTAGAGTAGCCGATTGCTTTGTTCCAAGACTCAGCTAA
- a CDS encoding Putative cyanovirin-N: protein MYSNFLLLQFGFFGVSLSSQLPSSGWKAANFQKTCGSWYIMGPSANSIAAVCNSTISAPVWSSLDLGQCLWNDGGQLKPGNGGDFDESCSSCSLDRSAESPTKYECLCQKAGSPAMASPIDLGQVVGNWDGQLCCGEGDYICGKTSQSPPM, encoded by the exons ATGTATTCGAACTTCCTCTTGCTGCAGTTCGGCTTCTTCGGTGTCAGCCTCTCGTCCCAGCTTCCAAGCTCCGGCTGGAAGGCAGCGAACTTTCAAAAAACCTGCGGTTCGTGGTACATAATGGGCCCAAGTGCCAATTCGATAGCAGCAGTCTGCAACAGTACGATCTCGGCACCTGTTTGGTCATCTTTGGACCTTGGTCAATGTCTCTGGAATGATGGTGGTCAGCTGAAGCCGGGAAACGG CGGTGACTTTGATGAGTCTTGCTCGTCGTGTTCGCTTGATAGATCGGCAGAGTCCCCAACCAAGTACGAATGCCTGTGTCAGAAAGCCGGTAGCCCGGCAATGGCTAGCCCAATTGACCTAG GCCAAGTTGTAGGCAACTGGGATGGTCAGCTGTGTTGTGGAGAGGGAGACTACATCTGCGGCAAGACATCTCAGAGTCCACCGATGTAG